In Cellulomonas sp. JZ18, the DNA window GTCTCGACCGTCGGGAGCTGGTCCTCGGTGATCGTCATCTCGGCGTAGATCTCCGAGTCGTGCGGCTCGCTGCACGGCACCGTCGGCAGCGACGAGATCTCGTCGGCGTCCGACTGGTCCATGTAGTTGAGGCAGTCGCCGACCTGGAGCGTGAAGACGTCGGCCTCCGCCGACGCGGTGATCTCGCCGCCCGGCTCGTCGCGCTGCGCCGGCGGCGGGTTCTCGCCGAGGACGGCGTCGAGGACCGTGCCACACCCCGACAGCGAGAGGGCGGCGACGACGGCGGTCAGGGGGAGCAGGGCACGGCGGTGGTTCGCGTTCACCGGTCGAGTGAACCAGCAGGTCACGGGCGTTCCACCGCGATCCGGACGCGCGTCCGGGTGAAGTCGTGCGCGCACCGTGTGCCGTGCGTCACGAGGGGGCGCGCTGCTAGCGTGGACGCCGGCGTGACACGACGCCGACCGAGCTGACCAGGAGTGCCGCACCCGTATCCGGGTCCCCGTGCCCCCGCAGGAGCGGGTGCGCGGTCAGCTTCGTCGTGCGCGCACTCCTGGGACGTCCCGCCACCTGCACGCGCACGGCCTCGTCACGAAAGGTCGTCATCATGGCGCGCGTCCGTCTCCTCACCGCGACGGCATCCCACCTGTCCGCCCTCCTGCGCTCGCCGCAGGACCTGTCCGCCCTGCTGGGCGTGCCCGTCCCCGCGGGCTGGCCGGAGTTCCCCGAGGCCGTCCCGGCCACCCTGCGCATCCTCACCGAGCACCCCGAGCAGGGCGCGTGGTGGATGCACCTGTTCCTCGACGACGCCACCGGGCGGCTCGTCGGCTCGGGCGGGTTCGCCGGTCCGCCCGTGGACCGCACCGTCGAGGTCGGCTACGAGATCGCGCCGGAGCACCGGCGGCGCGGCTTCGCCACGGCGGCCGTCCGGGCGCTGGTCGCGGCCGCGGCGGCGTCCGGCGAGGTCGACCGGGTCGTGGCGCACACGCGCGACGGCGACGAGCGCTCCGGCGGCGTGCTGCGCGCGGCCGGGTTCGCGCAGGTCGCGCGCGTCGAGCACCCGGAGGAGGGGACGCTGCTGCGCTGGGAGCGCGGCGTGCCGGGGGAGTGACGCGGACGAGGGCGCCGGCGGGGTGCCGGCGCCCTCGTCACGGGTGGCGCGTCGTCACAGGTGCGGCAGGACGTGCCGCACGTGCCGCTCGGCCATCGTGGCCAGGGTGCGGTCGGCGGGGTCGGCCCAGACGCTCTCGTTGAAGATCTCGACCTCGACGTCGCCGGCGTACCCGGCGTCGCGCACCCACCCGGTGACCGTCGCGAAGTCGACGTACCCGTCGCCGACGTGCCCGCGCGAGTTCAGGGGCTCGGCGGCCAGCGGCAGCACCCAGTCGCACACCTGGTACGACGCGATGCGTCCCTCGGCGCCGGCGCGGGCCACCTGGCGCTGCAGGTCCGGGTCCCACCACACGTGGTACGTGTCGACGACGACGCCCACGACGTCGGCGTCGAACGGCGCCGCGAGGTCGAGCGCCTGACCGAGCGTCGAGACGACCGCCCGGTCCGCGGCGAACATCGGGTGCAGCGGCTCGAGCACGAGCCGCACGCCGTGCTCCGCGGCGTAGGGCGCGAGCTCGGCGATCCGGTCCGCGACGCGCTGCCGGGTGCCGACGAGGTCGCGGGCCGGGTCCGCCGCGCCGTCCCCGGGGTAGGGGCGCGCCCCGGCGCCGGGGGCCGGGCACGCCGGCAGGCCGCCGACGACCATGATCAGCTCGTGGGTGCCGAGGGTCGCCGCCTCGCGGATCGCCAGCCGGTTGTCCTCGAGCGCCGCGGCCGCGGCCTGCGGGTCCGGCGTGGTGAGGAACCCGCCGCGGCACAGCGACGATACGCGCAGCCCGTGGTCCGCGACGATGCGGGCCGCCCGCTCGGCGCCGACCTCCTGCACGCGGTCGCGCCACACGCCGATCGCGGACAGCCCCGCGTCGGCGGCCGCCGCCGCGGCCTCGGCCAGCGTCAGGTGCTTGGTCGTCGCGGTGTTGAGCGAGAGCCGCGCCAGGTCGGCGCGCCGCCCCTCGGCCGCCTGGGCGACCGGGGCGACCGCGACCGTGCCGGTGCCCGCCCCGCTCACAGCGTGATCTCGGGGACGTCCAGGCGCCGGCCCTCGTCGGAGGAGCGCAGACCCAGCTCGGCGAGCTGCACGCCGCGGGCCGCCGAGAGCAGGTCGAAGCGGTGCGTCCGGCCGAGCGCGACGTCCGCGAGGAACTCCTCCCACTGCGCCTTGAACCCGTTGTCGAGCTCGGCGTTCGCGGGGATGTCGATCCACTGGTCGCGGAACTTCTCGGTGGTCGGCAGGTCCGGGTTCCAGACCGGCTTCGGCGTGGCCGAGCGCGGCTGCGCGACGCAGTGGAAGAGCCCGGCGACGGCGGAGCCCTCGGTGCCGTCCACCTGGAACTCGACGAGCTCGTCGCGGTGCACGCGCACGGCCCACGAGGAGTTGATCTGCGCGATCACCGGGTCGCCGCCCGGCGTCTCGAGCTGGAAGATCCCGTACGCCGCGTCGTCGGCCGTCGCCTCGTAGGGCTCGCCCTTCTCGTCCCAGCGGGTCGGGATGTGCGTCGCGGTCTGCGAGGACACCGTGCGGACCTTGCCGACGATGCCCTCGAGCACGTAGTTCCAGTGGCAGTACATGTCGACGGTCATGCCGCCGCCGTCGGCCTTGCGGTAGTTCCACGAGGGGCGCTGCGCGGGCTGCACGTCGCCCTCCCACACCCAGTACCCGAACTCGCCGCGCAGCGACAGGATCCGGCCGAAGAAGCCCTCGTCGACGAGGCGGCGCAGCTTGACCAGGCCCGGCAGGTAGAGCTTGTCGTGCACGACGCCCGCGGTGACGCCGGTGGTCTCGCGCAGGCGGGCGAGCTCGACGGCCTCGGCCAGCGTCTCGGCGGTCGGCTTCTCGGTGTAGACGTGCTTGCCGGCCTTCATCGCCTCGGTCAGCGTGCCCGCGCGCAGGCTCGTCATCGACGCGTCGAAGACGATGTCGGTCGCCGGGTCGTGGATCGCGGCCTGCAGGTCCGTCGTCCAGTGCTCGACGCCGTGCTTCTCCGCGAGCTCGCGGACCTTGTCGGCGTTGCGGCCGACGAGCACGGGCTCCACCTGCACGCGCGTGCCGTCGGGCAGCGTGATGCCGCCCTGGTCGCGGATCGGCAGGATCGAGCGGACGAGGTGCTGGCGGTAGCCCATGCGGCCGGTGATGCCGTTCATCGCGATGCGCAGCGTGCGGGTGGTCATCGGGTCTCCCTGTCGTCGGGGCCGGCACCGTCGCCCGCCCGAGGAATGCGCTTTCCGGATCGTACGGAGGGGCGGCCGCGACCGTCAAGGCGCTGGACGCGTCGACGACCCCGGGACCTCCTCCGCACGGGCGGACGCGGACGCCGGGCGACGGGGCTCACCGGTCGCCTACCGCCCCGGTGGTCGCCGCCCCGCGCGGCCCCCCGGCGGCCCGTCACCGCCGACACCGCCCCGTCACCCCGCCGACCCCGTGATCGTGCATCGTCGCCGCCGCACGTCGGTGCACGACCACGGGGTCGCCGCCCGGGGACGGCGGCCGGCGGAGGGTGCCGGGGGCGGCGGCCGGGTGCGACGACCGGCCGGGGCCGCGGCCGGGTCGGGGAGCCGGAGGGTCAGCGCGTCAGGTCGCGGAGCGCGGCGACCGCGGCGGCGCGGAAGCCGGTGGAGGCGGCGACGTCGGCCGGCACGACCTGCCGCAGCGCGAGCACGCCGTCGACGGCCTCCTCGGCCGACCCGGCCGTCGCCTCGACGAGCACCGGGGCCAACGGGTCGTCGAGCGCGACCGTCCGCCCGTCGACGACCAGGCCGCCGTCGCCCGCCGCGCGGACGTAGGCGATCCACCCGGCGAACGCGGTCGCCGCCGCGTACGGCACGGCGCCGGCGGCGAGCCGGTCCGCGACCGTGCCGAGCAGCCGCACGGGGAGCTTCTGCGAGCCGTCCATCGCGACCTGCACGGTCGTGTGGCCGGTCGCCGGGTTCGCGAACCGGTGCAGCACCGAGTCGCGGTAGGCGTGCAGGTCGGTGCCGTCGGGCGCCGTCAGGGTCGGCAGGACGTCGTCGTCGACGAGCGCGCGCGCCACGGCCGCGA includes these proteins:
- a CDS encoding septum formation family protein, translating into MNANHRRALLPLTAVVAALSLSGCGTVLDAVLGENPPPAQRDEPGGEITASAEADVFTLQVGDCLNYMDQSDADEISSLPTVPCSEPHDSEIYAEMTITEDQLPTVETLADAFCLEQFTTFVGMTYDESALYYSYLVPSELSFDQGDDVVQCLVVQQEGGVTGTLKGAGI
- a CDS encoding GNAT family N-acetyltransferase encodes the protein MARVRLLTATASHLSALLRSPQDLSALLGVPVPAGWPEFPEAVPATLRILTEHPEQGAWWMHLFLDDATGRLVGSGGFAGPPVDRTVEVGYEIAPEHRRRGFATAAVRALVAAAAASGEVDRVVAHTRDGDERSGGVLRAAGFAQVARVEHPEEGTLLRWERGVPGE
- a CDS encoding sugar phosphate isomerase/epimerase, whose product is MARLSLNTATTKHLTLAEAAAAAADAGLSAIGVWRDRVQEVGAERAARIVADHGLRVSSLCRGGFLTTPDPQAAAAALEDNRLAIREAATLGTHELIMVVGGLPACPAPGAGARPYPGDGAADPARDLVGTRQRVADRIAELAPYAAEHGVRLVLEPLHPMFAADRAVVSTLGQALDLAAPFDADVVGVVVDTYHVWWDPDLQRQVARAGAEGRIASYQVCDWVLPLAAEPLNSRGHVGDGYVDFATVTGWVRDAGYAGDVEVEIFNESVWADPADRTLATMAERHVRHVLPHL
- a CDS encoding Gfo/Idh/MocA family protein; amino-acid sequence: MTTRTLRIAMNGITGRMGYRQHLVRSILPIRDQGGITLPDGTRVQVEPVLVGRNADKVRELAEKHGVEHWTTDLQAAIHDPATDIVFDASMTSLRAGTLTEAMKAGKHVYTEKPTAETLAEAVELARLRETTGVTAGVVHDKLYLPGLVKLRRLVDEGFFGRILSLRGEFGYWVWEGDVQPAQRPSWNYRKADGGGMTVDMYCHWNYVLEGIVGKVRTVSSQTATHIPTRWDEKGEPYEATADDAAYGIFQLETPGGDPVIAQINSSWAVRVHRDELVEFQVDGTEGSAVAGLFHCVAQPRSATPKPVWNPDLPTTEKFRDQWIDIPANAELDNGFKAQWEEFLADVALGRTHRFDLLSAARGVQLAELGLRSSDEGRRLDVPEITL